Proteins found in one Polyodon spathula isolate WHYD16114869_AA chromosome 10, ASM1765450v1, whole genome shotgun sequence genomic segment:
- the eif4ebp2 gene encoding eukaryotic translation initiation factor 4E-binding protein 2, with protein MSAGCQHSDSRAIPTRTVLISDTTQLPHDYCTTPGGTLFSTTPGGTRIIYDRKFLLDRRNSPLAQTPPAHLPVIPGVTSPQTVIENKKEETKNMNKHERKSVAGDDSQFEMDI; from the exons ATGTCAGCGGGTTGTCAGCACAGTGATAGCAGGGCCATCCCGACCAGGACGGTGCTGATCAGCGACACAACGCAGCTACCTCATGATTACTGCACCACCCCAGGGGGCACTTTATTCTCCACCACTCCCGGAG GTACCCGGATTATCTATGATCGCAAGTTTCTGTTGGATCGCCGCAATTCTCCTCTGGCTCAGACTCCACCTGCTCACCTCCCTGTCATCCCTGGAGTGACCAGTCCCCAAACcgtcattgaaaataaaaaagaggaaACTAAAAATATGAATAAGCACGAGAGGAAATCAGTAGCAG gAGATGACTCTCAGTTTGAGATGGACATCTAG
- the LOC121321657 gene encoding nodal homolog → MNLLRILSVLILSPLLWTQATNKAGYGSLDSVPGTSVTKRSSGYHFPPYMMHLYRSLKSANQSGASKSDEQKAVVKELDTVRSVIAKSKECVCVCFERIGGHWVATFDFSSLLTDEELQMAELRIRLPRFPTPTNSSVEVHHTHGYPCKIGICLDQQQIGLFSASSVMNSSTNWKVYNVTGLLTGWFNRNMYSNKLRIKKTKKVKPVKGSLGGHRITLPSREKPQDQYAVNDRVLLVVFSHLKAKGGPSASLLRTAEQSKFVVGDRKGEDKQQKRHKRNRKQRNWPVNPLPEHGAVSRPLCRRVDLHIDFNRIGWGSWIVFPKRYNAYRCKGACPTPVGEDFKPTNHAYMQSLLKHYHPDRVPSPCCVPTKMSSLSMLYHENKEVVLRHHEEMIVEECGCH, encoded by the exons ATGAATCTTCTCAGAATTTTAAGTGTTCTTATCCTTTCGCCTCTGCTTTGGACACAAGCGACCAACAAGGCTGGATATGGCTCTTTGGATTCAGTACCAGGGACCTCTGTAACCAAGCGTTCTTCTGGATATCACTTTCCTCCTTATATGATGCATCTTTACAGAAGTTTGAAGTCCGCAAATCAGTCTGGAGCTTCGAAAAGCGATGAGCAAAAAGCAGTGGTGAAAGAGCTCGACACTGTCAGAAGTGTAATTGCGAAAAGTaaggagtgtgtatgtgtgt gttttgaaCGAATTGGAGGTCATTGGGTTGCCACGTTTGATTTTTCTTCACTGCTCACAGATGAAGAACTTCAGATGGCTGAGCTAAGAATCAGGCTACCCAGATTTCCAACTCCCACCAATTCCTCAGTGGAAGTCCACCACACACATGGATATCCCTGTAAGATTGGAATTTGCCTCGATCAGCAACAAATTGGTTTATTCTCTGCGTCATCGGTGATGAACTCATCCACCAACTGGAAAGTCTACAATGTAACGGGACTATTAACTGGATGGTTTAATAGAAACATGTATTCCAACAAGTTAAGaattaagaaaacaaagaaagtcaAACCAGTCAAGGGGAGCCTAGGGGGCCACAGAATCACCCTGCCTTCCAGGGAAAAGCCACAGGATCAGTATGCTGTCAACGATAGGGTCTTACTGGTTGTCTTTTCCCACTTGAAAGCAAAAGGGGGACCCTCGGCCAGCCTGCTCCGTACAGCTGAACAATCCAAATTTGTTGTTGGTGACAGAAAGGGTGAAGATAAACAGCAAAAAAGACACaaacgcaacagaaaacaaagaaactggcCTGTAAACCCCCTACCGGAACATGGGGCGGTCAGCAGACCCCTCTGTCGTAGAGTGGATTTGCACATAGATTTTAATCGAATTGGCTGGGGCTCATGGATTGTCTTCCCCAAGCGATACAATGCATACCGCTGCAAAGGTGCGTGCCCTACCCCTGTTGGAGAAGACTTCAAGCCCACGAATCATGCATACATGCAG AGTCTGCTGAAGCATTATCACCCTGACCGGGTTCCCTCTCCATGCTGTGTTCCGACCAAAATGAGCTCACTGAGCATGCTGTATCACGAGAACAAGGAGGTGGTGCTCCGGCACCATGAGGAAATGATTGTGGAAGAATGTGGCTGCCACTGA